From the Salarias fasciatus chromosome 16, fSalaFa1.1, whole genome shotgun sequence genome, one window contains:
- the LOC115403252 gene encoding collagen alpha-3(VI) chain-like — MKRPPILLLCALIGVLLVELSPELYAQEVIAGGKRDIVFLVDSTIGSVSMVSLRDFIKRFVEPWVIGPNAVQVGVALFNSSPSLLMDLNTHETKEQLIAALGEMKPTPGQTVNIGAALDFVRLNMLIAEKGSRFQQGVPQLLLLVTSKNSSDAVEQPASALKHMGVLTLVAGSRAADEQQLKQIALADQLVFMTPNFRGLFRNPREIVDALSTLTGVTATEAPTESVEAISPKNKTMPPRDVVFLLDGSDHIGSSNFPSVRDFIINVVSQLEVQPEGVQIGLVQFASHPKVEFYLNSYDNKQDIVNRTSELSLSGGSVLNIGAALDYTLVHMFQQSSGSRRSQGVQQMLILITGGPSHDRVKSVADKMALAGVLVLTVSSGQADENQLRTVAFVPRLAFHKTHFNELPAVAQLVIPFLRNF; from the exons ATGAAGAGGCCTCCAATCTTACTGCTATGTGCCCTCATAGGAGTCCTGCTCGTGGAACTCTCTCCTGAACTTTATGCCCAGGAAG TTATTGCAGGTGGAAAGCGAGACATTGTTTTCCTAGTTGACAGTACAATTGGATCAGTGTCCATGGTGTCTTTGCGGGATTTCATCAAGCGATTTGTTGAGCCATGGGTCATCGGTCCAAATGCAGTTCAAGTGGGCGTCGCGCTGTTCAACTCGTCCCCAAGCCTCCTCATGGACCTCAACACCCATGAAACCAAGGAGCAATTGATTGCTGCTTTGGGTGAAATGAAACCAACACCAGGACAGACGGTGAACATTGGAGCGGCCTTGGATTTTGTGCGGTTGAACATGTTGATAGCTGAGAAAGGGAGTCGTTTTCAGCAGGGAGTACCCCAGCTTCTACTGCTTGTGACCAGCAAAAACTCCAGTGATGCGGTGGAACAACCTGCCAGCGCCCTCAAGCACATGGGTGTTTTGACTCTGGTTGCAGGCTCCAGGGCTgctgatgagcagcagctgaagcagattGCTTTGGCGGACCAACTTGTGTTCATGACTCCTAACTTCCGAGGACTGTTTCGAAACCCGAGGGAAATTGTTGACGCTCTGTCTACTCTGACTGGGGTGACAGCAACTGAAGCGCCCACCGAGTCAG TGGAGGCGATCAGTccgaaaaacaaaacaatgccgCCCCGAGACGTAGTCTTCCTTCTGGATGGCTCAGATCACATTGGCAGCAGTAACTTCCCATCTGTGAGAGATTTCATAATCAACGTGGTCAGTCAGCTGGAGGTGCAGCCTGAAGGGGTCCAGATTGGTCTTGTGCAATTTGCTTCACATCCAAAGGTAGAATTTTACCTGAACAGCTATGACAACAAGCAAGATATCGTGAACAGAACCTCTGAGCTCAGTCTGAGTGGAGGTTCGGTTCTGAACATAGGCGCTGCCTTGGATTATACGCTGGTTCATATGTTCCAGCAATCATCTGGGTCACGAAGGAGCCAAGGGGTCCAACAGATGCTGATTCTGATCACAGGTGGTCCATCCCATGATCGGGTCAAGTCAGTGGCTGATAAAATGGCTCTAGCTGGTGTTTTGGTTTTAACTGTCAGCTCTGGACAAGCAGATGAGAACCAGCTGAGAACCGTTGCCTTCGTCCCACGACTGGCTTTCCATAAAACCCATTTTAATGAACTACCAGCTGTGGCACAACTCGTAATACCATTTTTAAGAAATTTTTAA